From one Silene latifolia isolate original U9 population unplaced genomic scaffold, ASM4854445v1 scaffold_70, whole genome shotgun sequence genomic stretch:
- the LOC141640029 gene encoding uncharacterized protein LOC141640029: MIYKIISKLMCNRVALVLPDLIHDNQGAFIQGRSIIENVLVCQDIVHMYARNHVSPRCLFKIDLQKAYDTGMVFCGTTAICGQRTLRQGDPISPLIFTIYDLLMFCKEDAPSIILLMKAFTSFSNASGLKMNNTKSEMFFSGMRPELKTDILRVTGFQEARSEDWVPKKLSYAGRITLINSVLNTLHSYWATMFLIPKSVIRRIEAICRNNFWDGRPDYHRVPLVAWDRVTMPKDAGGLGVKKVENWNWAAVGKLVNWVYTKADRLWIRWISNVYLKEQDWQSYSPPADSPWTWKSVCKIKDKLKDGFGENCWLPDENGYTLRNGYK; the protein is encoded by the exons ATGATCTACAAAATTATATCCAAGCTTATGTGCAACAGGGTGGCCCTAGTTCTACCTGACCTTATTCATGACAACCAGGGTGCTTTTATTCAAGGCAGGTCTATCATTGAGAATGTGTTAGTCTGTCAGGACATTGTGCATATGTATGCAAGAAATCATGTGTCTCCTAGATGCCTCTTCAAAATTGATCTTCAGAAAGCTTATGATACTGGAATGGTATTTTGTGGAACAACTGCTATCTG TGGACAGAGAACGCTTAGACAGGGTGACCCAATTTCCCCTCTCATATTCACAATTT atgatcttcTCATGTTCTGCAAAGAGGATGCACCCTCTATAATTCTCCTTATGAAGGCCTTCACTTCTTTCTCTAATGCTTCTGGTTTGAAAATGAACAACACCAAGTCTGAAATGTTCTTCAGTGGGATGAGGCCTGAGCTTAAAACTGATATCttgagagtcactggatttcaGGAGG CAAGATCAGAGGATTGGGTGCCAAAAAAACTCTCTTATGCTGGCAGAATTACTCTTATCAACTCAGTACTAAATACACTCCACAGCTATTGGGCTACTATGTTTTTAATTCCTAAATCAGTAATCAGGAGAATTGAAGCAATTTGCAGAAACAATTTTTGGGATGGGAGACCTGATTACCATAGAGTCCCTTTAGTAGCTTGGGATAGGGTTACTATGCCCAAGGATGCTGGTGGTCTAGGTGTAAAGAAAGTggagaattggaattgggcagcTGTTGGTAAATTGGTGAATTGGGTGTATACCAAAGCTGATAGGTTGTGGATAAGGTGGATCAGTAATGTTTACTTGAAAGAGCAAGACTGGCAGTCTTACTCTCCCCCTGCAGACTCTCCTTGGACTTGGAAAAGTGTTTGCAAAATCAAGGATAAACTGAAGGATGGATTTGGTGAGAACTGTTGGCTGCCTGATGAGAATGGTTACACGCTCAGGAATGGATATAAATGA